A part of Chlamydia ibidis 10-1398/6 genomic DNA contains:
- the fusA gene encoding elongation factor G: MSSQEFDLSAIRNIGIMAHIDAGKTTTTERILYYAGRTHKIGEVHEGGATMDWMEQEQERGITITSAATTVFWLGAKINIIDTPGHVDFTIEVERSLRVLDGAVAVFDAVSGVEPQSETVWRQANKYGVPRIAFVNKMDRMGADYFAAVESMREKLGANAIAVHCPIGAESQFVGMVDLISQKALYFLDETLGAKWEEREIPEELKERCAELRAALLEELATVDESNEAFMMKVLEDPDSITEDEIHAVMRKGVIENKINPVLCGTAFKNKGVQQLLNVIVKWLPSPLDRGEVKGVSLKTDSEISLAPRKDGPLAALVFKIMTDPYVGRITFIRIYSGTLKKGAAILNSTKDKKERISRLLEMHANERTDRDEFTVGDIGACVGLKYSVTGDTLCDDSQEIVLERIEVPEPVIDMAIEPKSKGDREKLAQALSALSEEDPTFRVSTNEETGQTIISGMGELHLDILRDRMIREFKVEANVGKPQVSYKETITKPSNSETKYVKQSGGRGQYAHVCLEIEPNEPGKGNEVVSKIVGGVIPKEYIPAVIKGVEEGLSTGVLAGYGLVDVKVNIVFGSYHEVDSSEMAFKICGSMAVKEACRKALPVILEPIMKIAVTTPEDHLGDVIGDLNRRRGKILGQESSRGMAQVNAEVPLSEMFGYTTSLRSLTSGRATSTMEPAFFAKVPAKIQEEIVKK, encoded by the coding sequence ATGAGTAGCCAAGAATTCGATTTAAGTGCAATCAGAAACATCGGTATTATGGCGCATATCGATGCAGGTAAAACGACTACTACGGAAAGAATTCTTTACTATGCTGGAAGGACGCACAAGATAGGTGAAGTTCATGAAGGCGGGGCAACCATGGACTGGATGGAGCAAGAGCAGGAGAGGGGGATTACTATTACCTCTGCTGCTACTACCGTTTTTTGGTTGGGAGCTAAAATTAATATTATCGACACTCCTGGTCACGTTGATTTCACCATTGAGGTGGAAAGGTCTCTCCGTGTTTTGGATGGCGCCGTTGCGGTTTTTGATGCTGTTTCTGGAGTGGAGCCTCAATCCGAAACTGTCTGGAGACAGGCAAATAAGTATGGCGTTCCTAGAATTGCTTTTGTTAACAAAATGGATCGTATGGGTGCGGATTACTTCGCAGCTGTTGAGTCCATGAGAGAGAAGTTGGGTGCTAATGCTATCGCAGTTCATTGTCCTATTGGAGCGGAAAGTCAGTTCGTTGGCATGGTTGATCTCATCTCTCAGAAAGCTCTTTACTTCTTAGATGAAACTTTAGGAGCTAAGTGGGAAGAGAGAGAGATTCCCGAGGAGCTAAAAGAACGTTGCGCTGAGTTGCGCGCGGCTCTCCTTGAAGAGTTAGCAACGGTTGATGAAAGCAATGAAGCTTTCATGATGAAAGTTTTAGAAGATCCTGACTCTATTACAGAGGATGAGATCCATGCTGTGATGCGAAAGGGAGTGATTGAGAACAAGATTAATCCTGTTTTGTGTGGTACCGCATTTAAGAACAAGGGTGTTCAGCAGCTTCTGAATGTTATTGTGAAGTGGTTGCCTTCTCCTCTTGATCGAGGCGAAGTTAAAGGGGTAAGTTTAAAAACTGATAGTGAGATATCTCTTGCTCCAAGGAAGGATGGTCCCCTAGCTGCTTTGGTGTTCAAGATTATGACCGATCCTTATGTTGGTCGAATTACGTTTATCCGTATCTATTCCGGTACGTTGAAAAAAGGCGCTGCTATTCTTAATTCTACAAAAGATAAGAAGGAGCGCATCTCTCGTTTGTTGGAAATGCATGCTAATGAAAGAACTGATCGTGATGAGTTCACTGTTGGTGATATTGGTGCGTGTGTTGGTCTTAAGTACTCTGTAACGGGTGATACTCTATGCGATGACAGCCAAGAGATTGTCTTAGAGCGTATTGAAGTTCCTGAGCCAGTAATTGATATGGCTATTGAGCCTAAGTCAAAAGGTGATAGGGAAAAGTTGGCGCAGGCTTTGAGCGCTCTATCTGAAGAAGATCCTACTTTCCGTGTTTCTACTAATGAAGAAACTGGACAGACAATTATCTCAGGAATGGGGGAGTTGCATTTAGATATTCTTCGTGATCGTATGATTCGAGAATTTAAAGTGGAAGCTAATGTGGGTAAACCACAAGTTTCCTATAAGGAGACGATTACTAAACCTAGTAACAGTGAAACTAAGTACGTTAAACAGTCCGGTGGTCGTGGGCAGTATGCTCATGTTTGTTTGGAGATTGAGCCTAATGAGCCTGGCAAGGGTAACGAGGTTGTCAGTAAGATTGTTGGGGGAGTTATTCCTAAGGAGTACATCCCTGCAGTTATCAAAGGTGTGGAAGAAGGTCTGAGCACTGGAGTTTTGGCTGGATATGGATTAGTCGATGTTAAAGTTAATATTGTTTTCGGTTCTTACCATGAGGTCGATTCTAGTGAGATGGCCTTTAAGATTTGCGGTTCTATGGCTGTGAAAGAGGCTTGTAGAAAGGCTTTGCCAGTGATTTTAGAACCAATTATGAAGATCGCTGTAACTACTCCAGAAGATCATTTAGGAGATGTTATAGGTGACTTGAACCGTCGTAGAGGAAAGATTCTCGGACAAGAATCTTCTCGAGGGATGGCGCAAGTTAATGCAGAAGTTCCTCTAAGCGAAATGTTTGGGTATACAACATCATTGCGGTCTTTGACTTCAGGAAGAGCTACGTCAACAATGGAGCCAGCCTTCTTTGCTAAGGTTCCTGCAAAAATTCAAGAAGAGATAGTTAAGAAGTAA
- the rpsJ gene encoding 30S ribosomal protein S10, whose amino-acid sequence MKQQKQKIRIRLKGFDQGQLDRSTADIVETAKRTGARVVGPIPLPTKREIYTVLRSPHVDKKSREQFEIRTHKRLVDILDPTGKTIDALKMLALPAGVDIKIKAA is encoded by the coding sequence ATGAAGCAGCAAAAACAAAAAATTCGCATCCGTCTGAAAGGATTCGATCAAGGACAATTAGATCGGTCAACCGCAGATATTGTTGAGACTGCTAAAAGAACAGGTGCTCGTGTTGTAGGACCTATTCCTTTGCCTACGAAGAGGGAAATTTACACAGTGCTTCGTTCGCCTCACGTAGATAAAAAGTCTAGAGAACAGTTTGAAATTCGTACTCACAAGCGTCTTGTGGACATTCTCGATCCTACAGGTAAGACGATTGATGCTCTGAAAATGTTGGCACTTCCTGCTGGGGTCGATATTAAGATTAAGGCTGCCTAG
- a CDS encoding ferredoxin reductase domain-containing protein, whose product MYLLEKFKARSVRLFSRELISCNFSDSAQTDPVYQVVFDAGESGLSYKVGDALGIFSQNSPNVVHNVLDALGYASQEQVESRHSACPLTAEQLFTSYLDVDKFPAKLKSYFPKTDDTYSFYDAIREFKPRIPLKDLVQIASPLLPRFYSIASSPSVMKDKIELLVRLVSYSGKFDTRYGVCSYFLCNELAKGSCCPVFVQPTKYFTLGEKTVGKPIVMIGSGTGVAPYKGFLQQRLHDNDTGRNVLFFGERFEKANFYYRSFWEKLEEQNKLQLFSAFSRDGNKKTYVQDIVREQEQLISELYDGGAYFFICGSKDLGVGVKKTLEDILGKDALSTMKEERRYLVDVY is encoded by the coding sequence ATGTACTTATTAGAGAAGTTTAAAGCTCGATCTGTGCGTTTGTTTTCGCGCGAGCTCATTTCTTGCAATTTTTCTGATTCTGCCCAGACTGATCCGGTTTATCAAGTTGTGTTTGATGCTGGAGAGTCTGGTCTGTCTTATAAGGTTGGAGATGCCTTGGGTATATTTTCTCAAAATTCTCCAAATGTCGTTCATAATGTATTAGATGCTCTGGGTTATGCTAGTCAGGAACAGGTGGAGAGCCGCCACAGTGCTTGTCCCTTGACTGCTGAACAGTTGTTTACTTCTTATCTTGATGTTGATAAGTTTCCTGCAAAACTTAAATCTTATTTTCCTAAAACGGATGATACTTACTCCTTTTATGATGCTATAAGAGAATTTAAGCCTCGTATTCCTTTAAAGGATTTAGTACAAATAGCTTCTCCTTTGTTGCCTCGTTTTTATTCTATTGCCTCCTCTCCCTCTGTTATGAAAGATAAAATTGAGCTATTGGTTAGGCTTGTGTCTTATTCTGGTAAGTTTGATACTCGCTACGGAGTTTGTTCTTATTTTTTATGTAATGAGTTAGCAAAAGGATCTTGTTGTCCAGTATTCGTCCAACCAACAAAGTACTTTACTCTTGGTGAGAAGACCGTTGGGAAGCCTATTGTTATGATAGGTTCTGGAACAGGCGTTGCACCATACAAAGGGTTTCTACAGCAGCGTCTACATGATAATGATACAGGAAGGAATGTACTTTTCTTTGGAGAACGTTTCGAAAAAGCGAATTTTTATTACAGAAGCTTCTGGGAAAAATTAGAAGAGCAAAATAAGCTCCAATTGTTTTCAGCATTCTCTCGTGATGGAAACAAGAAAACTTACGTGCAAGATATCGTTAGAGAGCAGGAACAGCTTATCTCAGAGCTATATGACGGGGGGGCCTATTTCTTTATTTGTGGAAGTAAAGACCTTGGCGTAGGAGTTAAAAAAACTCTTGAAGATATTCTAGGAAAGGATGCGCTCTCCACTATGAAAGAAGAGCGTCGTTACCTTGTCGATGTTTATTGA
- the ispF gene encoding 2-C-methyl-D-erythritol 2,4-cyclodiphosphate synthase, whose translation MNKEKGNNSSLPNPQWIYRVGIGQDSHRFLPESSAKPCIVGGVIFDNCPGFQANSDGDVVFHAICNAISSITHRIILGNIADELFHTRGITDSSIYLEEAKKSLKPNQKISHVAITIEGSRPKFLPRLSDMRYSIASALDISPDSVGVTATSGEGLSDFGCGDGAQCFCILTVMEYCNQ comes from the coding sequence ATGAATAAGGAGAAAGGGAATAATTCTTCCCTGCCTAATCCTCAATGGATTTACCGTGTAGGAATCGGCCAAGATAGCCATCGTTTTCTTCCCGAAAGTTCTGCTAAACCTTGTATCGTGGGTGGCGTTATTTTTGATAATTGTCCAGGATTCCAAGCGAATTCTGACGGAGATGTTGTTTTTCACGCTATTTGTAATGCAATTTCATCAATAACTCATAGAATTATCTTAGGGAATATTGCAGACGAACTCTTTCATACCCGAGGTATTACGGATAGTAGCATATACTTAGAAGAAGCAAAAAAATCCCTTAAACCCAATCAAAAAATTTCGCATGTTGCGATAACAATCGAAGGTAGTCGCCCGAAATTTTTACCTAGGTTGTCTGATATGCGCTACAGTATTGCTTCAGCTTTGGATATCTCCCCTGATTCTGTAGGAGTTACAGCCACCTCAGGAGAAGGTCTAAGTGATTTTGGCTGTGGAGATGGAGCGCAGTGCTTTTGTATTCTGACAGTAATGGAGTATTGTAATCAATAA
- the rplU gene encoding 50S ribosomal protein L21 yields the protein MEPYAIIQTGSKQYQVRKGDVIDVELLDGVSEGQEVTFKEVLFAFDGSKAFVGAPVVSTACVKGELLAQVRGEKVFAYKYKRRKNYHRKVGHRQNYLRVRISDLVM from the coding sequence ATGGAGCCTTACGCGATAATTCAGACCGGAAGTAAGCAGTATCAAGTTCGAAAAGGCGATGTTATTGATGTCGAACTTTTGGATGGTGTTTCCGAAGGACAAGAAGTTACTTTCAAAGAAGTTTTGTTTGCTTTTGACGGATCTAAAGCATTTGTGGGTGCGCCAGTAGTAAGCACAGCTTGCGTAAAAGGTGAGTTGCTTGCTCAGGTCCGAGGTGAGAAGGTTTTTGCCTACAAATATAAGCGAAGAAAAAATTACCATCGTAAAGTCGGACACCGTCAGAACTATCTTAGAGTGAGAATTTCTGATTTGGTAATGTAG
- the rpmA gene encoding 50S ribosomal protein L27, with amino-acid sequence MAHKKGQGASRNGRDSESKRLGIKVGAGQRVSTGSILVRQRGTKWHPAANVGRGRDDTLFALVDGIVVMKKTDRTYVSVQPE; translated from the coding sequence ATGGCACATAAGAAAGGTCAGGGAGCGAGCCGCAACGGTCGCGATTCGGAGTCAAAGCGTCTTGGAATCAAAGTGGGTGCAGGTCAAAGAGTTTCCACAGGTAGCATTCTAGTTAGACAGAGAGGAACCAAATGGCATCCTGCAGCTAATGTTGGTAGAGGGCGTGATGATACTCTATTTGCTTTAGTGGATGGGATTGTTGTAATGAAAAAAACGGATCGTACTTACGTTTCCGTGCAGCCTGAATAA
- the obgE gene encoding GTPase ObgE: MFLDQITLELRAGKGGNGVVAWRKEKYLPKGGPYGGNGGIGGSIVIEAVRHIYSFESYRNIRFLKAADGQSGASNNRTGRNGKDLVLQVPEGTLLRDAETQEILYDFTQHGDRLVICRGGKGGKGNTFFKTSTNRAPTKATPGKPGEIRQVELELKLIADIGLVGFPNAGKSTLFNSLARTEVKVGAYPFTTLQPALGLVPCEGKLYQKPWIIADIPGIIEGAHQNRGLGLDFLRHIERTRLLLFVIDISGRERNTPEKDLQILMDELLYYKEDIAKKDMIIALNKIDDLLPDEREERLSHFRKKFPGYNFVLLSGLTGEGTEILQHLLTERLTQ, encoded by the coding sequence ATGTTTTTAGATCAAATTACTTTAGAGTTACGTGCAGGTAAGGGTGGCAATGGTGTTGTTGCTTGGAGAAAAGAGAAATATCTCCCTAAAGGTGGGCCTTATGGCGGTAACGGTGGTATCGGTGGTTCTATAGTTATAGAAGCTGTCAGACACATTTATTCATTCGAATCTTATAGAAATATTCGTTTCCTAAAAGCTGCCGACGGTCAATCTGGAGCTAGTAATAATCGTACTGGAAGAAATGGAAAAGATTTGGTTTTGCAAGTCCCAGAAGGCACCTTATTACGTGACGCAGAGACTCAAGAGATTCTCTATGATTTTACTCAACATGGAGATCGTTTAGTTATTTGTCGTGGTGGTAAGGGTGGCAAAGGTAATACCTTTTTCAAGACGTCTACTAACCGTGCCCCCACCAAGGCTACTCCAGGAAAACCAGGTGAAATTCGTCAGGTAGAGTTAGAATTAAAGTTAATAGCTGATATTGGACTAGTAGGATTCCCGAATGCAGGTAAATCTACTTTGTTTAATTCATTAGCTCGCACAGAAGTAAAAGTAGGCGCCTACCCATTCACCACCTTACAACCCGCACTTGGTTTAGTTCCTTGTGAAGGTAAGTTATACCAAAAACCATGGATTATTGCAGATATTCCTGGAATTATTGAAGGGGCTCATCAAAACCGCGGTTTAGGGTTAGATTTCTTAAGGCATATTGAGCGAACTCGTTTACTACTATTTGTCATAGATATATCTGGAAGAGAGCGTAATACCCCCGAGAAAGATCTTCAAATTCTTATGGATGAGCTTCTTTATTACAAAGAAGATATCGCTAAAAAAGATATGATTATCGCTCTAAACAAAATTGACGATCTTCTTCCGGATGAAAGGGAAGAACGTCTTAGCCATTTTCGTAAGAAATTCCCCGGCTATAATTTTGTTTTGCTTTCCGGACTTACAGGTGAAGGAACGGAGATTTTACAACATCTTTTGACAGAAAGGCTCACACAGTAA
- a CDS encoding metal ABC transporter permease produces the protein MTSIFHVLFPSLLFPALLAALGASIAGGVIGTYTVVKRIVSISGSISHSILGSIGITLWLQYRFNWHFSPMYGAIIGAIILAFFVGQIHLKYQEREDALIAILWSLGMAIGIIFISQLPDFNSALVSFLFGNILWVTKHDIYGLGILDAIILGTVTICHTRFLALCFDEKYMTLSKHSINTWYFILLILIAMTIVILAHVMGIILMLSMLVLPVSIACRFSYKITRIMMISTLLNIVCSWLGIALSYVLDFPVGPTIAILMGGIYCVSLSVKRCCKISVPSPVSPESKTKL, from the coding sequence ATGACCTCGATATTTCATGTTCTTTTTCCATCTCTACTTTTCCCTGCCTTATTAGCTGCTTTAGGAGCATCTATTGCTGGAGGTGTAATTGGTACGTACACTGTAGTAAAACGTATTGTGTCTATTAGTGGCAGTATTTCACATTCTATTCTAGGAAGTATAGGAATTACTCTATGGTTACAGTATCGCTTTAACTGGCACTTTTCTCCAATGTATGGTGCGATTATAGGTGCGATTATCTTAGCTTTCTTCGTAGGGCAAATTCACTTAAAATACCAGGAACGTGAAGATGCATTGATTGCCATTCTATGGTCACTAGGAATGGCTATTGGAATTATTTTCATATCCCAATTACCAGACTTTAACTCAGCTCTTGTCAGCTTTTTATTTGGTAATATACTTTGGGTAACGAAACACGACATTTATGGTTTAGGGATACTAGACGCTATTATTCTAGGAACGGTTACCATTTGTCACACAAGATTTCTGGCGCTTTGCTTTGATGAAAAATACATGACATTGAGCAAACACTCGATAAATACGTGGTATTTTATACTACTTATCCTCATAGCTATGACAATTGTCATACTTGCTCATGTTATGGGGATTATACTCATGTTGAGTATGCTCGTGCTACCAGTATCCATTGCTTGCAGATTTTCCTATAAAATTACGAGAATCATGATGATCTCTACTTTGTTGAACATCGTATGTTCTTGGTTAGGAATTGCTCTATCTTATGTTCTAGACTTTCCTGTAGGTCCAACAATTGCCATTTTAATGGGGGGTATTTACTGTGTGAGCCTTTCTGTCAAAAGATGTTGTAAAATCTCCGTTCCTTCACCTGTAAGTCCGGAAAGCAAAACAAAATTATAG
- a CDS encoding metal ABC transporter ATP-binding protein, with protein MTVQMLIDHLSFRYAKRGGWIVNDISLKIYQGEFIGIIGPNGGGKTTLTQLMLGLLKPTLGTIQTLSQGNLSPGIGWVPQHFSFDFSFPISVQEVALLGRLSTLSWHGKYKEADYLAVEEALKTVDLWHHRHSCFSHLSGGQIQRVLLARALASDPQLLILDEPTANIDPENQQHILKILTALNRNCTIIMITHDLHHAINHFSKVLYMNKTLTTLSDTMDIPERFCCPSDEKRVRL; from the coding sequence ATGACTGTACAGATGCTTATAGATCACCTTTCTTTTCGTTATGCAAAACGAGGTGGTTGGATCGTTAATGATATATCTTTAAAAATTTATCAAGGTGAGTTCATAGGAATCATTGGCCCAAATGGAGGTGGGAAAACCACTCTCACCCAACTTATGCTAGGTCTATTAAAACCCACACTAGGAACGATCCAAACTTTATCACAAGGAAACCTTTCCCCAGGAATTGGCTGGGTTCCTCAGCATTTTTCTTTCGATTTTTCTTTTCCAATTTCTGTTCAAGAAGTTGCTCTCCTCGGAAGATTATCCACTTTATCTTGGCATGGAAAATATAAAGAGGCTGATTATTTAGCTGTTGAAGAAGCTCTCAAGACTGTAGACCTCTGGCATCATAGGCATTCATGCTTTTCTCATTTATCCGGAGGTCAAATCCAACGTGTACTCCTTGCTAGAGCTCTGGCTTCCGATCCTCAGCTTCTTATTCTTGATGAACCGACAGCAAATATTGACCCAGAAAACCAACAACATATTTTAAAGATTCTGACAGCACTCAATAGAAACTGTACTATTATTATGATTACTCATGACCTACATCATGCTATTAACCATTTTAGTAAAGTACTTTACATGAACAAAACACTAACCACTCTTTCCGATACGATGGATATTCCCGAGAGATTTTGCTGTCCCTCAGATGAAAAAAGGGTTCGTTTATGA
- a CDS encoding metal ABC transporter solute-binding protein, Zn/Mn family — MRSIFLFCSFFFFSALAYGEPSAKSGRVLVSIAPYKFLVEQISGDTCEVSVIVSKNFDPHTYEPSPSQLEKFLKADLWFRMGEPFEAICKKVLSCKQVDLTKNITMISLSGKGCSHRFTSYDTHTWLSPKNLQIQVKAIVNALVTQFPQHTHLYQRNGEKLLSTLDSLDKEISQITSNARQRNILVSHGAFAYFCRDYDFSQHTVERSHHLDPSPKDIVNMAQTIRNHHISSIILLRHSGKRSTNLLAERFGLQTVTIDPYEEHVIDNLKTIATTFAGL, encoded by the coding sequence ATGCGTAGTATTTTTCTTTTTTGTTCTTTTTTTTTCTTCTCGGCCTTAGCATACGGGGAACCCTCTGCAAAATCTGGTCGTGTCTTAGTAAGTATTGCTCCTTATAAGTTCTTGGTTGAACAGATTTCTGGTGATACCTGTGAGGTATCCGTAATTGTTTCTAAAAACTTTGATCCTCACACCTACGAACCTTCTCCGAGCCAATTGGAGAAATTTTTAAAAGCAGACCTTTGGTTCCGTATGGGAGAACCCTTTGAGGCCATCTGTAAAAAAGTTTTATCTTGTAAGCAAGTAGACCTTACGAAAAACATTACTATGATCTCTTTATCTGGCAAGGGATGTTCGCATAGATTTACATCTTACGATACTCACACCTGGCTTAGTCCAAAGAATCTACAAATTCAAGTAAAGGCAATCGTAAATGCCTTGGTTACACAATTTCCACAACACACACATCTCTACCAACGTAACGGAGAAAAACTCCTATCAACTCTTGATAGTTTGGATAAAGAAATTTCTCAAATCACCTCTAATGCACGACAAAGAAACATCCTAGTTTCCCACGGAGCGTTTGCATATTTCTGTAGAGACTATGATTTTTCACAGCACACTGTAGAGAGATCGCACCATTTAGACCCTTCTCCCAAGGATATTGTGAATATGGCGCAGACAATCCGAAATCATCACATCTCTTCTATCATATTATTACGCCATTCAGGGAAACGCAGCACTAATTTACTCGCGGAGAGATTCGGGTTACAGACCGTAACCATAGATCCCTATGAAGAACACGTTATTGATAACCTTAAAACAATAGCCACAACATTTGCGGGTTTATGA
- a CDS encoding thiamine phosphate synthase, translating to MHEDFFKLILIIDKKDTSQKAYIDFITSCIRSGITCIHLKEENLPYPNLIEFGKSLRDISTTWNIPLITDTVSLAMELNASGVCLKQSEFDIIEARETLGEDKIIGWHIDTLDQVLNANTLPIDFLCLGGVGATDDSDFGSYSALEQVASLCEHPIVAISGVNKENITQVLESGISGISILGDFDYQNNPETFIAKFRNILDKGYFDLQV from the coding sequence GTGCACGAGGACTTTTTTAAGCTTATTCTTATTATAGATAAAAAAGATACTTCGCAAAAAGCGTATATCGACTTCATTACCTCTTGTATTCGTTCAGGAATTACTTGTATTCATCTTAAAGAGGAGAATTTACCTTATCCAAATCTTATAGAGTTTGGAAAATCGTTAAGGGATATATCTACAACATGGAATATTCCTTTAATTACTGATACCGTTTCCTTAGCTATGGAGCTTAATGCTTCTGGTGTATGTTTGAAACAATCTGAATTTGATATTATTGAAGCTCGAGAGACACTAGGAGAAGATAAAATCATAGGATGGCACATCGATACTCTCGATCAGGTATTAAATGCCAACACATTGCCTATAGATTTTTTATGCCTTGGTGGTGTGGGAGCTACTGATGATTCGGATTTTGGTAGTTACTCTGCTTTGGAGCAGGTAGCATCTCTTTGTGAGCATCCTATTGTTGCTATTAGTGGAGTCAATAAGGAGAACATTACTCAAGTGTTAGAATCTGGGATTTCTGGAATTTCTATATTGGGTGATTTTGACTATCAGAATAATCCTGAAACATTTATTGCAAAATTTAGAAACATTTTAGATAAGGGCTACTTTGATTTGCAGGTATAA